The Rhizobium sp. BT03 genome has a window encoding:
- a CDS encoding protein-L-isoaspartate(D-aspartate) O-methyltransferase → MTARLAEKEGFAALVLRLRAEGISDLDLLTAVEQTQRSLFVPPQFSDDAYSSRTIPIECGSFLEGIDFVVRILHRLKLKPGQRVLEIGTGSGFTAAVMGRMAERVLSIDRYKTLTSAAQRRMESLGLRNVIIRHADGSAGMQGEGTFDRILVTAAFNAMPRFYTDQLVSGGSMIAPLMISENECRMVRLTKTGSRFEREELFEAPYLPIVPRLASLL, encoded by the coding sequence TTGACGGCAAGACTGGCCGAGAAGGAGGGCTTTGCCGCGCTCGTCCTCAGATTGCGCGCCGAAGGCATCTCCGACCTCGATCTGCTGACGGCGGTCGAGCAGACGCAGCGCTCGCTCTTCGTGCCGCCGCAATTTTCCGATGACGCCTATTCGAGCCGGACGATCCCGATCGAATGCGGCTCCTTCCTTGAAGGCATCGATTTTGTTGTTCGCATTCTGCATCGCCTGAAGCTCAAGCCCGGCCAGCGCGTCCTGGAAATCGGCACCGGCAGCGGCTTTACCGCCGCCGTCATGGGCCGCATGGCCGAGCGTGTTCTGTCCATCGACCGCTACAAGACGCTGACATCGGCGGCGCAGCGGCGCATGGAATCGCTTGGTCTGCGCAACGTCATCATCCGCCACGCCGACGGCAGTGCCGGCATGCAGGGAGAGGGGACCTTCGACCGCATCCTGGTGACGGCGGCCTTCAATGCGATGCCGCGCTTTTATACCGACCAGCTGGTTTCCGGCGGTTCGATGATCGCGCCGCTGATGATCTCCGAGAACGAATGCCGCATGGTGCGACTGACCAAAACCGGCAGCCGTTTCGAACGCGAGGAACTGTTCGAAGCCCCTTATCTGCCGATCGTTCCGCGCCTTGCCTCGCTGCTGTAG
- the surE gene encoding 5'/3'-nucleotidase SurE, with protein sequence MRILLTNDDGIHAEGLAALERIARTLSDDVWIVAPETDQSGLAHSLSLSEPLRLRKISDKHFALRGTPTDCVIMGIRQVMDIKPDLVLSGVNSGSNVADDVTYSGTIAGAIEGTMQGVRSFALSQAYLYEDGARIVPWEVCETHAPALLEKLMVLDLPEGTFLNLNFPNCRPGEVDGAEVTMQGKLAFNLQVDARSDGRGFPYYWLKFGERAGAFIEGTDIHALKHNKISVTPLKLDLTDYSVTDRVARALGYGAQV encoded by the coding sequence ATGCGCATCCTGCTTACGAATGACGACGGCATCCATGCCGAAGGCTTGGCTGCGCTGGAGCGGATCGCCCGCACGCTGTCCGACGATGTCTGGATCGTGGCGCCGGAGACCGACCAGAGCGGTCTTGCCCATTCGCTGAGCCTCTCCGAACCTCTGCGGCTGCGCAAGATTTCCGACAAGCATTTCGCCCTGCGCGGCACGCCGACCGATTGTGTCATCATGGGCATCCGGCAGGTGATGGACATCAAGCCCGATCTCGTCCTCTCCGGCGTCAATTCGGGCTCGAACGTCGCAGACGACGTGACCTATTCCGGTACGATCGCCGGCGCCATCGAAGGCACGATGCAGGGCGTGCGCTCCTTCGCGCTCAGCCAGGCCTATCTCTATGAAGACGGTGCGCGCATCGTGCCCTGGGAGGTCTGCGAGACGCATGCCCCGGCTCTTCTGGAGAAGCTGATGGTTCTGGACCTGCCGGAGGGCACGTTCCTCAATCTCAACTTCCCGAACTGCCGTCCCGGCGAGGTCGACGGCGCAGAGGTGACCATGCAGGGCAAGCTCGCCTTCAACCTGCAGGTCGATGCCCGCTCCGATGGCCGGGGCTTTCCCTATTACTGGCTGAAATTCGGCGAACGCGCCGGCGCCTTCATCGAAGGCACCGATATTCACGCCCTCAAGCATAACAAGATTTCGGTAACGCCTTTGAAACTGGATCTGACCGATTATTCCGTAACGGACCGCGTGGCGCGGGCCCTGGGATACGGAGCACAGGTTTGA
- the serS gene encoding serine--tRNA ligase, with amino-acid sequence MLDIKWIRENPEALDAALAKRGAEPLAQNLVALDEKRRSAVQKAQDLLSRRNLASKEIGAALSQKNAELAEKLKAEVAELKALLPTVEEEDRQLTAELNDALSRIPNIPFDDVPVGKDEHDNVVTRTVGEKPRWNHTPKEHFEIGEALGYMDFERAAKLSGSRFTVLTGPLARLERALGQFMIDLHTREHGYTEVSSPLMVRAEAVFGTGSLPKFEEDLFKTTDGRYLIPTAEVTLTNLVREDILDQEKLPLRFTALTPSFRSEAGSAGRDTRGMLRQHQFWKCELVSITDAESAIAEHERMTACAEEVLKRLGLHFRTMTLCTGDMGFGSRKTYDLEVWLPGQNAFREISSCSVCGDFQARRMNARYRGKDDKSNRFVHTLNGSGTAVGRCLIAVLENYLNEDGSVTIPDVLLPYMGGLTKIERAA; translated from the coding sequence ATGCTCGATATCAAATGGATCCGTGAGAATCCCGAAGCGCTCGATGCCGCCCTTGCCAAGCGCGGCGCGGAGCCCCTGGCGCAAAATCTCGTTGCCCTCGATGAAAAGCGCCGCTCCGCCGTTCAGAAGGCGCAGGACCTGCTGTCCCGCCGCAACCTCGCTTCCAAGGAGATCGGCGCGGCGCTGTCCCAGAAGAACGCCGAACTCGCCGAGAAGCTGAAGGCCGAGGTCGCCGAGCTGAAAGCGCTGCTGCCGACGGTCGAGGAAGAGGACCGGCAGCTGACGGCCGAGCTCAACGACGCACTCTCGCGCATCCCGAACATACCTTTCGACGATGTCCCGGTCGGCAAGGACGAGCATGACAATGTCGTCACCCGCACCGTCGGCGAAAAGCCGCGCTGGAACCATACGCCGAAGGAGCACTTCGAAATAGGCGAGGCGCTCGGTTATATGGATTTCGAGCGCGCCGCCAAGCTCTCCGGTTCGCGCTTCACGGTGCTGACCGGGCCGCTCGCCAGGCTTGAGCGCGCACTCGGCCAGTTCATGATCGATCTCCACACGCGCGAGCACGGTTATACCGAAGTCAGCTCGCCGCTGATGGTTCGGGCTGAAGCGGTGTTCGGCACCGGCAGCCTGCCGAAGTTCGAAGAGGATCTCTTCAAGACGACGGATGGCCGCTATCTCATTCCGACGGCGGAGGTGACGCTCACCAATTTGGTGCGCGAGGACATCCTCGACCAGGAAAAGCTGCCGCTCCGCTTCACCGCGCTGACGCCGTCTTTCCGCTCGGAAGCGGGCTCGGCCGGCCGCGACACCCGCGGCATGCTGCGCCAGCACCAGTTCTGGAAATGCGAACTCGTCTCGATCACCGATGCCGAGAGTGCGATTGCCGAGCATGAAAGGATGACCGCCTGCGCCGAAGAAGTGCTGAAGCGCCTCGGCCTGCATTTCCGCACGATGACGCTTTGCACCGGCGACATGGGCTTCGGTTCGCGCAAGACCTACGATCTCGAAGTCTGGCTGCCGGGACAGAATGCCTTCCGCGAGATTTCCTCCTGCTCGGTCTGCGGCGATTTCCAGGCCCGGCGAATGAACGCGCGCTACCGCGGCAAGGACGATAAGAGCAACAGGTTCGTCCACACGCTGAACGGCTCCGGCACCGCCGTCGGCCGCTGCCTGATCGCCGTGCTTGAAAATTATTTGAACGAGGACGGTTCCGTCACGATTCCGGACGTTTTGCTGCCTTATATGGGCGGATTGACCAAGATCGAACGGGCGGCCTGA
- the tatC gene encoding twin-arginine translocase subunit TatC, protein MSGDIEDKPQPLIEHLMELRTRLMWSIGAFFVAFIACFFFAKHLFNYLVIPYKTAVEWAHLDVEKAQLIYTAPQEFFFTQVKVAMFGGLVVAFPIIAAQVYKFVAPGLYKNERQAFLPFLIASPVLFLMGAALVYFFFTPMVMWFFLSMQQAPGHDEVAISLMPKVSEYLSLIMTLVFSFGLVFQLPVITTLLARVGLLTSQWLAEKRKFAIVLAFVVAAVLTPPDPMSQIGLAIPTILLYEISIHAARLVERQRARQAVEKDTESADVAKTDSV, encoded by the coding sequence ATGAGCGGTGATATCGAAGATAAGCCGCAGCCGTTGATCGAGCACCTGATGGAGCTGCGCACGCGGCTCATGTGGTCGATCGGCGCGTTTTTCGTCGCCTTCATCGCATGCTTCTTTTTTGCCAAGCATCTCTTCAACTATCTGGTCATTCCCTACAAGACGGCCGTGGAGTGGGCGCATCTCGACGTCGAGAAGGCCCAGCTGATTTACACCGCGCCCCAGGAATTCTTCTTCACGCAGGTCAAGGTGGCGATGTTCGGCGGCCTGGTGGTCGCTTTCCCGATCATTGCCGCCCAGGTCTACAAGTTCGTCGCGCCCGGCCTCTACAAGAACGAGCGTCAGGCCTTCCTGCCGTTCCTGATCGCTTCGCCGGTCCTGTTCCTGATGGGCGCGGCGCTCGTCTACTTCTTCTTCACGCCAATGGTCATGTGGTTCTTCCTGTCGATGCAGCAGGCGCCGGGTCATGACGAGGTGGCGATCTCGCTTATGCCGAAGGTCTCGGAATATCTGAGCCTGATCATGACGCTGGTCTTCTCCTTCGGCCTCGTCTTCCAGCTGCCCGTGATCACCACGCTGCTGGCCCGTGTCGGCCTGCTGACGTCGCAATGGCTCGCCGAAAAGCGCAAGTTCGCCATCGTGCTTGCCTTCGTCGTCGCAGCCGTGCTGACGCCGCCGGATCCGATGTCCCAGATCGGCCTTGCGATACCGACGATCCTTCTCTACGAGATTTCCATCCATGCGGCGCGACTCGTGGAGCGCCAGCGTGCCCGGCAGGCGGTCGAAAAGGACACCGAATCCGCGGACGTTGCCAAGACGGACAGCGTCTGA
- the tatB gene encoding Sec-independent protein translocase protein TatB, with translation MFDIGWTELLVIAVVLIVVVGPKDLPPMLRAFGKMTQRARKVASEFRAQFDEALREAELDDVRQTLSDAQKLNPVNSLREAMNPLRQMGNEIKADLQKASAAPDNKTEVPPAAVSAPTPSMSLPETPPLVPTPAPTPEPVAAAVATADTVAAKPKAVRKPRVKAADKAAFAIAAPVETVAVEKPKRTTAARKPAAPKAPVQTKKKDEA, from the coding sequence ATGTTCGATATTGGCTGGACCGAGCTTTTGGTCATCGCGGTCGTCCTGATCGTGGTCGTCGGTCCCAAGGATTTGCCGCCGATGCTGCGCGCTTTCGGCAAGATGACGCAGCGCGCCCGCAAGGTGGCGAGTGAATTCCGTGCGCAGTTCGACGAAGCGTTGCGCGAGGCCGAGCTTGACGATGTCCGCCAGACGCTCAGTGACGCCCAGAAGCTCAACCCGGTCAACAGCCTGCGCGAGGCGATGAACCCGCTTCGCCAGATGGGCAACGAGATCAAGGCCGACTTGCAGAAGGCGAGCGCGGCGCCTGATAACAAGACCGAGGTGCCTCCGGCTGCCGTTTCCGCCCCGACGCCGTCGATGAGCCTGCCGGAAACGCCGCCGCTGGTGCCCACACCCGCGCCGACGCCGGAACCCGTTGCTGCCGCGGTCGCTACGGCCGATACGGTTGCCGCCAAGCCGAAAGCGGTGCGCAAGCCGCGCGTCAAGGCGGCGGATAAGGCTGCCTTTGCCATCGCCGCGCCCGTGGAAACCGTGGCCGTAGAAAAGCCGAAGCGCACGACGGCTGCCAGAAAGCCCGCAGCGCCGAAGGCGCCGGTGCAGACGAAGAAGAAGGATGAGGCATGA
- a CDS encoding twin-arginine translocase TatA/TatE family subunit — protein sequence MGSFSMWHWLIVLVIVLLLFGRGKIPELMGDVAKGIKSFKKGMTDEDAPDTAKTVDHKADETK from the coding sequence ATGGGTTCTTTTAGCATGTGGCACTGGTTGATCGTTCTGGTCATCGTGCTGTTGTTGTTTGGCCGCGGCAAGATCCCGGAACTGATGGGCGATGTCGCCAAGGGCATCAAAAGCTTCAAGAAGGGCATGACGGACGAAGATGCGCCCGACACGGCCAAGACCGTCGATCACAAGGCCGACGAAACGAAGTAA
- the scpB gene encoding SMC-Scp complex subunit ScpB: MIDPQSEEDFENDFEGRSRDLQAEIEAERIAEALVFASSQPVSEGFLAERLPERTDVRAIMLRLKAHYAPRGVNLVQIEGAWAFRTAADLSFVIRRDDNEVKKLSRAALEVLAIIAYHQPVTRAEIEDIRGVQTSRGTLDVLMEAGWVRFRGRRRTPGRPVTLGTTRDFLDHFGLEELRDLPGLEELKGAGLLSGRIPANFNIPSPLMNDELSEDEDPITQMDLEELGLLAPRSTSED; this comes from the coding sequence TTGATCGATCCGCAGAGCGAAGAGGATTTCGAGAACGATTTCGAAGGCAGGAGCCGCGACCTGCAGGCGGAGATCGAGGCGGAACGCATCGCCGAGGCGCTGGTATTCGCTTCCTCGCAGCCGGTCTCCGAAGGCTTTCTCGCAGAACGCCTGCCGGAGAGGACTGATGTGCGCGCCATCATGCTGCGCCTGAAGGCACACTATGCGCCGCGGGGCGTCAACCTCGTGCAGATCGAGGGCGCCTGGGCCTTCCGCACCGCCGCCGATCTTTCCTTTGTCATCCGCCGCGACGACAACGAGGTGAAGAAGCTCTCGCGCGCCGCATTGGAAGTGCTGGCGATCATTGCCTATCACCAGCCGGTGACGCGCGCCGAGATCGAGGATATCCGCGGCGTGCAGACCTCGCGCGGCACGCTCGACGTGCTGATGGAGGCGGGCTGGGTACGGTTTCGCGGTCGCCGTCGCACGCCGGGCCGGCCGGTGACATTAGGCACCACCCGCGATTTTCTCGACCATTTCGGTCTCGAGGAGCTGCGCGATCTGCCCGGTCTCGAAGAATTGAAGGGCGCTGGCCTGCTCTCGGGGCGCATTCCGGCGAATTTCAACATTCCCTCGCCATTGATGAACGACGAGCTAAGCGAGGACGAAGACCCCATTACCCAGATGGATCTCGAAGAACTTGGGTTGCTCGCCCCGCGTTCTACCTCCGAAGATTGA
- a CDS encoding ScpA family protein — MSTVKGTERPQAATPMDKLWQDNGAERASHEPALVIDVAGFEGPLDLLLYLARNQKVDLSRISVLALAEQYLQFVESARRIRIELAADYLVMAAWLAYLKSRLLIPQQIKDDGPSGEEMAATLAFRLKRLEAMRQAAEGLVNRNRLGRDIFVRGAPEHIPDRQQSAYAASLYDLLTAYAALRQRNAVTQVTIERRNVWSLTDARELLTQMIGEVGDWTAMEHYLLRYLATPEERVTAIASAFAASLELVREGKLEIRQDGAFQPIYMRRGPKHATLQVVEQEQPV; from the coding sequence GTGAGCACGGTCAAGGGCACGGAGCGTCCGCAGGCGGCAACGCCGATGGATAAGCTGTGGCAGGATAACGGCGCCGAGCGCGCCAGCCACGAGCCGGCGCTGGTAATCGACGTCGCCGGCTTCGAAGGCCCGCTCGACCTGTTGCTTTATCTCGCCCGCAACCAGAAGGTCGACCTGTCGCGCATTTCGGTGCTGGCGCTCGCCGAGCAGTATCTGCAGTTCGTCGAGAGCGCCCGGCGTATCCGCATCGAGCTTGCCGCCGATTATCTCGTCATGGCGGCCTGGCTTGCCTATCTCAAGTCGCGGCTGCTGATACCCCAGCAGATCAAGGATGACGGCCCTTCGGGCGAGGAGATGGCGGCAACGCTCGCCTTCCGGCTGAAACGCCTCGAAGCCATGCGCCAGGCGGCGGAGGGCCTCGTCAACCGCAACCGCCTCGGCCGCGACATCTTCGTGCGCGGCGCGCCCGAGCATATTCCCGACCGGCAGCAATCCGCCTATGCGGCAAGCCTCTACGATCTTTTGACCGCCTATGCGGCGCTGCGCCAGCGCAATGCCGTTACCCAGGTGACGATCGAGAGACGCAATGTCTGGTCGCTGACCGATGCGCGCGAATTGCTGACCCAGATGATCGGCGAGGTCGGCGACTGGACCGCGATGGAGCATTATCTGCTGCGTTATCTCGCGACGCCCGAGGAACGCGTCACGGCGATCGCCAGCGCCTTTGCCGCCTCGCTGGAACTGGTGCGCGAGGGCAAGCTGGAAATCCGCCAGGACGGTGCCTTTCAGCCGATATACATGCGTCGCGGACCCAAACACGCCACGCTGCAGGTGGTGGAGCAGGAGCAGCCGGTTTGA
- the nagZ gene encoding beta-N-acetylhexosaminidase has protein sequence MTESKAMILGCSGLALTSEEKAFYRGERPWGFILFGRNISEAGQIADLVAELRDSVGWHAPVLIDQEGGRVQRIRPPVLARYPSGQALGDLYRRDPALGLRAAWAMSRLHAFDLSRLGIDVDCLPVLDVPVEGSSNVIGDRAYGGDPQTVIAMGRAAAEGLKAGGLLPVIKHMPGHGRGFADSHLELPVVTVLREELEAHDFPPFVAMKDELMAMTCHVVFTAIDPDNPATTSRKVTDGIIREHIGFNGLLLSDDSSMNALSGTIGERAANIIAGGCDIVLHCNGHMDEMLDVVANVPPLGGASLARAKAVEAGFAAPDAADEAELRAEFEAMFAMV, from the coding sequence ATGACCGAATCAAAAGCGATGATCCTGGGCTGCAGCGGCCTTGCCCTCACATCCGAAGAGAAGGCCTTCTATCGGGGCGAACGGCCCTGGGGCTTCATCCTCTTCGGGCGCAACATCTCCGAAGCAGGGCAGATCGCCGATCTTGTCGCCGAACTGCGCGACAGCGTCGGCTGGCATGCGCCGGTGCTGATCGACCAGGAGGGCGGCCGCGTTCAGCGCATCCGTCCGCCGGTTCTCGCACGTTATCCCTCAGGCCAGGCGCTCGGCGATCTCTATCGCCGCGACCCGGCGCTCGGCCTGCGCGCCGCCTGGGCGATGTCGCGGCTGCACGCCTTCGACCTTTCACGCCTCGGCATCGATGTCGATTGCCTGCCGGTGCTCGATGTGCCGGTCGAAGGCAGCAGCAACGTCATCGGCGACCGCGCCTATGGCGGCGATCCCCAAACCGTTATCGCCATGGGCCGGGCGGCTGCCGAAGGGCTGAAGGCCGGCGGCCTGCTGCCGGTCATCAAACATATGCCCGGTCACGGCCGCGGCTTTGCCGATTCCCATCTGGAACTGCCCGTCGTCACCGTCTTGCGCGAGGAGCTTGAGGCTCACGATTTCCCGCCCTTTGTCGCGATGAAGGACGAGTTGATGGCGATGACCTGTCACGTCGTCTTCACCGCCATCGACCCGGACAATCCCGCGACGACCTCGCGCAAGGTGACCGACGGCATCATCCGCGAGCATATCGGCTTTAACGGTCTGCTGCTCTCCGACGACAGCTCGATGAATGCTCTTTCCGGCACGATCGGCGAACGTGCGGCGAATATTATTGCAGGCGGATGCGATATCGTGCTGCATTGCAATGGCCATATGGACGAGATGCTGGATGTCGTGGCAAATGTTCCGCCGCTCGGCGGCGCGTCGCTTGCCCGGGCAAAAGCGGTGGAAGCAGGTTTTGCCGCGCCGGATGCCGCCGACGAGGCGGAGTTGCGGGCGGAATTCGAGGCGATGTTTGCGATGGTGTGA
- a CDS encoding SPOR domain-containing protein, with translation MADKQLAYDTRGKDDLFADDDPLAELARIVGFEPRVAANTVNEAARREPALDLEDELGREFDRYDSPRPLAELDRPAEPISDDDAPEDYIEPVLDASPVVERAEVPEPASGTQVQSALGGARDLIEELELSIGAAPVSSLPQPAKAPQWSAASIRLPLANFHAAKREEPVIPSEPAAEVPVVEAAAEPVAEAASAELAAAETQPAIEAPAPVVEQLAPVVAVEPSEEFESASPSLGFPAELDRHDEAIASEEVAEAEDFVEIEGELEDFGSDAGFDLLAAAVEGEIQADAALTEVVPEVPHAAGTFDLDDLLADVSRYPVPQRPNSAPVSPQAAAIEAAPVAAAPLAVAPLIVEPMAAAFVQSQVIAPAPVAAATVRSSPVEPAPVYAAEAARPAAPQPAEVIAPQPAAMAYSRAPQPVPEADDPFAGHDFELDLAGIELELSDLDFSEQPELATAEPAPQPEPPVRAPQQAAAVSPRSAPEFAPPQFAPEPQTPAFQQAASTAARPAPASVEPQASTPAPAPAFNWGAVSDSTEDLPFDPAMISDPEDRPETVEDMHVPALPPVEQPAPVAKTQDFDFDLDAEIASFFEPAKPRETPAPVRDTAAAAAKPVKPTIADGLDDFERALEEDFRRSVREPVERRETSEVRIESASQAADFSRARSMRRLLAGAVVLVVFAGVGYGVYSSVWNGEGLGIVASGEPRVITADKEPIKVVPENPGGKTVPNQDKAVYDRVAGSAEEPKQKALVSSDEAPVDVVQRTLTPEALPDDDENANAGDQVTPTAVGETEDPRLLPNQDNTDNASAGDADKTPSVSPRKVRTMIVKPDGTLVAREETAPGDQPAAQATPSVPATQSAQATQAAQPMPALTAPSAQSASPVPPVAGTAASFPANAEVASADARSAAPVETAPAKPPVAADADAQAANPAPVDAPVRPVKTTAVGDTAPVPIARPADQPVNVVGTVTEKGNVRPAAQQPKTAEVAAAAPAAAKPQQQAASAGGYGIQIASLPSEDEANKSYASLSKKFAGVLGGRAHEIRRADVAGKGTFYRVRIPAGSKDEAAALCEQYRAAGGSCLISR, from the coding sequence ATGGCTGATAAACAACTTGCGTATGATACGCGCGGAAAAGACGATCTGTTTGCCGACGACGATCCGTTGGCCGAACTTGCCCGTATCGTCGGCTTCGAGCCGCGTGTTGCAGCAAATACGGTGAACGAGGCCGCGCGGCGCGAGCCTGCCCTCGATCTCGAAGATGAGCTTGGGCGCGAGTTCGACCGCTACGATTCGCCCCGTCCGCTCGCAGAGCTCGATCGGCCAGCCGAGCCGATCTCCGATGACGACGCGCCTGAAGATTATATCGAGCCCGTTCTCGATGCGTCTCCCGTTGTCGAGAGGGCTGAGGTTCCTGAGCCCGCTTCCGGGACGCAGGTGCAATCGGCCCTCGGCGGTGCGCGCGACCTGATCGAAGAGCTCGAGCTGTCGATCGGTGCTGCTCCGGTTTCTTCGCTGCCGCAGCCTGCCAAGGCGCCGCAGTGGTCGGCCGCCAGCATCAGGCTGCCGCTTGCCAATTTCCACGCCGCCAAACGCGAGGAGCCGGTGATTCCGTCGGAGCCCGCTGCCGAAGTGCCTGTGGTCGAAGCGGCCGCAGAGCCGGTGGCTGAAGCTGCGTCCGCCGAGCTTGCCGCTGCGGAGACGCAGCCCGCAATCGAGGCGCCTGCCCCGGTCGTCGAACAGTTGGCCCCCGTCGTCGCTGTCGAGCCGTCCGAGGAGTTCGAATCCGCGTCTCCGTCGCTTGGTTTCCCCGCCGAGCTCGATCGCCATGACGAGGCGATCGCGTCGGAAGAGGTTGCCGAGGCCGAGGATTTCGTCGAAATCGAAGGCGAGCTTGAAGATTTCGGGTCCGACGCCGGTTTCGATCTCCTTGCCGCCGCCGTCGAAGGCGAGATCCAGGCCGATGCGGCGCTGACCGAGGTCGTGCCCGAAGTTCCGCACGCTGCCGGCACTTTCGATCTTGACGATCTGCTCGCCGACGTTTCGCGTTATCCGGTACCGCAGCGCCCCAATTCGGCGCCCGTTTCGCCGCAGGCCGCAGCGATCGAAGCAGCACCTGTTGCTGCAGCGCCCCTTGCTGTCGCGCCCCTTATCGTCGAGCCTATGGCTGCCGCATTTGTTCAGTCGCAGGTGATCGCGCCTGCCCCGGTCGCCGCAGCCACCGTTCGGTCTTCTCCGGTCGAGCCGGCGCCTGTCTACGCCGCCGAGGCCGCAAGGCCGGCCGCGCCGCAGCCTGCCGAGGTCATTGCACCCCAGCCCGCCGCAATGGCGTATTCGCGGGCGCCGCAGCCTGTGCCTGAGGCCGACGACCCCTTCGCCGGCCATGATTTCGAGCTCGATCTTGCCGGCATCGAGCTGGAACTCTCCGATCTCGATTTCTCCGAACAGCCCGAGCTGGCGACGGCCGAGCCCGCGCCGCAGCCGGAGCCGCCGGTCCGTGCTCCCCAGCAGGCCGCTGCCGTCTCTCCTCGGTCTGCCCCGGAATTTGCGCCCCCCCAATTTGCGCCTGAGCCGCAAACTCCGGCTTTCCAGCAGGCGGCTTCCACCGCTGCACGGCCTGCTCCGGCCTCCGTTGAGCCGCAGGCTTCAACTCCGGCTCCGGCTCCGGCGTTCAACTGGGGAGCTGTTTCCGACTCGACCGAGGATCTGCCGTTTGATCCGGCGATGATCTCCGATCCGGAGGATCGTCCCGAGACAGTCGAGGACATGCATGTGCCGGCGCTGCCGCCGGTCGAGCAGCCCGCGCCGGTGGCAAAAACGCAGGATTTCGATTTCGATCTCGACGCCGAGATCGCCAGCTTCTTCGAGCCGGCCAAGCCGCGGGAAACGCCGGCCCCGGTTCGCGATACGGCTGCCGCCGCAGCAAAGCCGGTCAAACCAACCATCGCCGACGGCCTTGATGATTTCGAACGGGCGCTGGAGGAGGATTTCCGCCGCAGCGTGCGCGAGCCGGTCGAGCGCCGCGAGACCTCCGAGGTCCGTATCGAATCTGCAAGCCAGGCGGCCGATTTCAGCCGTGCCCGGTCGATGCGCCGGCTCCTTGCCGGTGCCGTCGTGCTCGTGGTCTTCGCCGGCGTCGGTTATGGTGTCTATTCCTCCGTCTGGAACGGCGAGGGGCTCGGCATTGTCGCATCCGGCGAGCCGCGCGTGATCACTGCCGACAAGGAACCGATCAAGGTCGTTCCGGAAAATCCCGGCGGCAAGACCGTGCCGAACCAGGACAAGGCCGTCTACGATCGCGTTGCCGGTTCTGCCGAGGAGCCGAAGCAGAAGGCGCTGGTTTCTTCCGACGAGGCGCCGGTCGATGTCGTCCAGCGCACGCTGACACCGGAAGCGCTGCCTGATGACGACGAGAACGCCAATGCCGGTGATCAGGTCACGCCGACCGCGGTCGGTGAGACTGAGGATCCGCGTCTGCTGCCGAACCAGGACAATACAGACAACGCGTCCGCGGGTGATGCCGACAAGACGCCTTCGGTTTCGCCGCGCAAGGTTCGCACGATGATCGTCAAGCCTGACGGCACCCTGGTCGCCCGCGAGGAAACAGCGCCCGGCGATCAGCCTGCTGCCCAGGCGACACCGTCCGTCCCGGCGACGCAGTCTGCCCAGGCGACACAAGCCGCTCAGCCGATGCCGGCGTTGACAGCCCCGTCGGCGCAATCGGCTTCACCGGTGCCGCCGGTCGCCGGAACGGCCGCAAGCTTCCCTGCAAATGCCGAGGTTGCCTCCGCCGATGCCCGCTCCGCGGCGCCGGTGGAAACCGCGCCGGCAAAGCCGCCGGTTGCAGCCGACGCCGATGCGCAGGCGGCAAATCCCGCCCCGGTCGATGCGCCGGTGCGCCCGGTCAAGACCACGGCGGTCGGCGATACCGCTCCGGTTCCGATCGCTCGTCCGGCCGACCAGCCGGTCAATGTCGTCGGTACCGTGACCGAGAAGGGCAATGTCCGCCCGGCCGCCCAGCAGCCGAAGACGGCGGAAGTTGCGGCCGCAGCACCTGCCGCCGCCAAGCCGCAGCAGCAGGCCGCCTCCGCCGGCGGCTACGGTATCCAGATCGCCTCGCTGCCGTCCGAAGACGAGGCGAACAAATCCTATGCCAGCCTGTCGAAGAAATTCGCCGGCGTGCTTGGTGGTCGCGCTCATGAGATCCGCAGGGCCGATGTCGCCGGCAAGGGCACGTTCTACCGCGTCCGCATTCCGGCCGGTTCCAAGGACGAGGCCGCAGCGCTTTGCGAACAGTATCGCGCGGCGGGCGGAAGCTGCCTGATCTCCAGGTAA